A stretch of the Erpetoichthys calabaricus chromosome 3, fErpCal1.3, whole genome shotgun sequence genome encodes the following:
- the LOC114649519 gene encoding trace amine-associated receptor 1-like, translated as MNLNENRISKYILVCYDSLNNSCPKQLYSVDYSLITYITMCIIIVVTVFGNLLVVITISHFKQLHTPTNYLILSLALADLLLGGCVMPPLMARIAESCWYFGDFFCKFHLSSAIMICTASIIHLCLISIDRYFAVCHPLRYKNIVTDLVTFIFIVFTWVLSAVLGFIIMFLELNIKGIEDQYVNTKCVGSCYLMQNEVSGLSSSILSFYIPGIVMICIYIKIFSVASRQARAIRDAGHQCHEELKKRAASNRRETKAAKTLAIVMGVFIVCWVPYFLCNIIDPLLNHVMSELFTEILLWFGYMNSTFNPLVYGFFYSWFRKALKLIATGKIFQNNSSRTKLISD; from the coding sequence ATGAATTTGAATGAAAACAGGATTTCAAAGTATATCCTAGTTTGCTATGATTCACTTAATAATTCTTGCCCAAAACAACTCTATTCAGTTGACTATTCATTAATAACATATATAACGATGTGCATAATCATCGTTGTGACTGTATTTGGAAACCTCTTGGTTGTTATTACCATATCACACTTCAAACAGCTTCATACTCCAACAAATTATCTCATCCTCTCTTTGGCACTGGCTGATTTACTTTTAGGGGGCTGTGTTATGCCACCTCTCATGGCTCGAATTGCTGAAAGCTGTTGGTATTTTGGTGATTTTTTCTGCAAGTTTCATCTTAGCTCAGCTATAATGATTTGTACCGCATCAATCATTCATCTGTGTCTAATATCTATTGATCGTTATTTTGCTGTGTGCCATCCTTTAAGGTACAAAAATATTGTTACGGACCTTGTAACATTCATCTTTATTGTTTTCACCTGGGTTCTGTCAGCTGTGCTTGGTTTTATAATTATGTTTCTTGAGTTAAACATAAAAGGAATAGAAGACCAATATGTCAATACAAAATGTGTGGGAAGCTGTTATCTAATGCAAAATGAAGTATCAGGTCTTTCATCATCAATACTTTCTTTTTATATCCCAGGGATTGTTATGATatgcatttatataaaaatttttTCAGTTGCTAGTAGGCAGGCCAGGGCAATAAGAGACGCAGGACATCAATGTCACGAGGAACTAAAAAAGAGGGCTGCATCAAACAGAAGAGAAACCAAAGCTGCAAAAACACTGGCAATTGTGATGGGAGTTTTTATTGTCTGCTGGGTCCCGTATTTCTTGTGCAACATCATTGATCCCCTTTTGAATCACGTTATGTCTGAATTATTTACTGAGATTTTATTATGGTTTGGTTACATGAACTCAACATTTAACCCTCTTGTGTATGGTTTCTTTTACAGTTGGTTCAGAAAAGCCCTTAAATTAATTGCAACTGGCAAGATTTTCCAAAACAATTCATCTAGAACAAAGCTTATAAGTGACTAA